The following are encoded together in the Candidatus Neomarinimicrobiota bacterium genome:
- a CDS encoding BamA/TamA family outer membrane protein, which yields MKLVYILLTLFTLQLAALHSPLSGSEPGEQRQNSGKRNLTFGFLPALAFSADKGFGYGIVLQADDKRAGGYSPYYASHRLILKRTTKGIGDYSYRFDSKYIFRKKIRITMKASYLTSILEPFYGFGGAQTLYNESYEDSSDQEKYRGKFYYEYDKRYYRVDTIFQGALNRENLRWLGGFTILSTEIDTIDYNDFDEKYLSLPTNTLLAKLIRSGVVDKKLIQGGSEHSFLVGLVWDSRDDESTPNSGVWSEALFRWVPDMLGNDFSYLSLTGTHRQYLPLIDKLTFAYRLSGRFMSEGVPFFTATQLDGSFQVQTGIGGGKTIRGVVYQRVNSRNNFYGNFELRYKIADMFTTGYAAVSSFYDLGRSFDTASKLAEEDIGSADDKFHQGIGAGIRLAINSTFIVAVDIGKAVDPSIDGGGLKLYIGLDWLY from the coding sequence TTGAAATTAGTTTACATACTGCTTACGCTGTTTACGCTGCAGCTGGCAGCACTACATTCACCTCTATCCGGTTCTGAACCGGGTGAGCAAAGGCAGAACAGCGGTAAAAGAAATCTGACATTCGGATTTCTTCCGGCATTGGCATTCAGCGCCGATAAAGGTTTTGGTTATGGTATTGTACTTCAGGCTGACGATAAAAGAGCCGGGGGATACTCGCCATATTACGCATCTCACAGGCTGATATTGAAACGTACCACAAAAGGTATCGGCGATTATTCGTACCGGTTTGACAGCAAATATATCTTTCGCAAAAAAATAAGAATCACGATGAAAGCTAGCTATCTAACGAGCATCCTCGAGCCGTTTTACGGGTTTGGAGGGGCGCAGACTCTGTATAATGAATCTTACGAAGATTCATCGGACCAGGAAAAATACCGCGGGAAATTCTATTACGAATATGATAAGCGTTATTACCGGGTCGATACGATTTTTCAGGGAGCGCTGAATAGAGAAAATTTGAGATGGTTGGGCGGGTTTACAATTTTATCTACTGAAATCGATACCATAGACTACAACGACTTCGATGAGAAATACCTGAGTTTACCGACCAACACATTATTGGCTAAGCTTATCCGGAGCGGCGTGGTGGATAAGAAATTGATTCAGGGGGGAAGTGAACACAGCTTTTTGGTAGGACTGGTATGGGACAGCCGGGATGATGAATCGACTCCAAACAGCGGTGTGTGGTCGGAGGCGCTGTTTCGATGGGTACCAGACATGCTCGGTAATGACTTTTCGTATCTGTCTCTCACCGGAACTCACAGACAATATCTACCTCTAATTGATAAACTTACCTTTGCTTATCGTCTGAGCGGAAGATTCATGTCGGAAGGTGTGCCGTTCTTTACGGCTACACAATTAGACGGGTCGTTTCAGGTACAGACCGGAATAGGCGGTGGGAAGACTATAAGAGGCGTAGTATATCAAAGGGTAAACAGCAGGAATAATTTCTACGGAAATTTTGAACTGAGATACAAAATTGCGGACATGTTCACGACCGGTTATGCCGCTGTCAGCTCTTTCTATGATTTGGGGAGATCGTTCGATACTGCTTCGAAGCTTGCCGAAGAGGACATCGGTTCCGCAGACGACAAATTCCATCAGGGAATAGGCGCCGGGATCCGGCTGGCGATAAATTCAACTTTCATCGTCGCTGTCGACATCGGGAAGGCTGTAGATCCTTCAATAGACGGAGGCGGATTAAAGCTTTATATCGGTCTGGATTGGTTATACTAA